The Thiorhodovibrio litoralis genome includes a window with the following:
- a CDS encoding FAD-binding oxidoreductase, with protein MSPISAQLHPPRLPERLARALADIVGADALLTDPADCWAYGYDNSRRQGQPGAVVFVKDAAQVQHLVRLCAAERLPVTARGLGTGTTGATVPERGGLVIAFERMKQLLEIDAANRLARVEPGLTNQQLQQALAPLGFFWPPDPTSAAVCTIGGNLAYNSAGPRAVKYGTPRENTLGLSAVIGTGELIRTGVNTTKGVVGYDLTRLLIGSEGTLGLIVGATLKLTPLTEAKRTLAATYSDIHAAATAVAAIMAQPVTPCALEFMDAAAIEMVREFSDLGLAPETGAMLMIEVDGPAACVDLSADAVSAAARVPGLLELRSAADPADVAALWKTRKALSPALRHIAPKKINEDVVVPVSRMAEFIDALEQLSRRTGIRIVNFGHAGNGNIHVNLLVDPDDRDELLRAQRCLDAVFDLVVRLGGTLSGEHGVGLEKRDFVNRELDPAALKLMHAIKRQFDPAGILNPGKGLPNPEPVAP; from the coding sequence ATGTCACCCATCTCAGCACAGCTGCATCCGCCCCGACTCCCTGAGCGCCTCGCTCGCGCGCTGGCAGACATCGTCGGCGCCGATGCCCTGCTGACGGACCCAGCCGACTGCTGGGCCTACGGCTATGACAACAGCCGTCGTCAGGGACAACCGGGGGCCGTCGTCTTCGTCAAAGACGCCGCGCAGGTGCAGCACCTGGTGCGACTGTGCGCTGCCGAACGCCTGCCGGTGACGGCCCGCGGCCTCGGCACCGGCACCACAGGCGCCACCGTGCCCGAGCGCGGCGGACTGGTCATCGCATTCGAGCGCATGAAGCAGCTGCTTGAGATCGACGCGGCCAATCGGCTCGCGCGTGTCGAGCCCGGGCTGACGAATCAACAACTCCAGCAGGCGCTGGCACCACTGGGATTTTTCTGGCCACCGGACCCGACCAGCGCAGCGGTCTGCACCATTGGGGGAAATCTCGCCTACAATTCTGCCGGGCCGCGCGCGGTCAAATACGGCACCCCGCGCGAGAACACCCTGGGGCTGAGCGCCGTGATCGGCACTGGCGAGCTGATTCGCACCGGGGTCAACACCACCAAGGGCGTGGTCGGTTACGACCTGACCCGGCTGCTGATCGGCTCCGAGGGCACGCTGGGACTAATTGTCGGGGCTACCCTCAAGCTCACCCCACTGACCGAAGCCAAGCGCACTTTAGCAGCCACCTACAGCGACATCCATGCCGCGGCGACCGCGGTTGCTGCCATCATGGCCCAGCCGGTGACACCTTGCGCGCTGGAGTTCATGGACGCGGCTGCTATCGAGATGGTGCGCGAGTTCTCAGACCTCGGCCTGGCTCCCGAGACCGGTGCCATGTTGATGATCGAAGTCGACGGCCCCGCCGCCTGCGTTGATCTATCAGCCGATGCCGTCAGCGCCGCTGCGCGCGTGCCGGGCCTGCTTGAACTGCGCTCGGCGGCCGATCCTGCGGACGTGGCGGCACTGTGGAAAACCCGCAAGGCACTCTCGCCGGCATTGCGCCACATCGCCCCGAAAAAGATCAACGAGGATGTTGTTGTCCCGGTCTCGCGCATGGCCGAGTTTATCGATGCGCTCGAACAACTCTCCCGCCGCACCGGCATCCGCATCGTCAACTTCGGCCATGCCGGCAATGGCAACATCCATGTGAATCTGCTGGTCGATCCCGACGATCGCGACGAATTGCTTCGCGCCCAGCGCTGCCTGGATGCGGTGTTCGATCTGGTTGTCAGACTCGGCGGCACCCTGTCAGGTGAGCATGGCGTCGGGCTCGAGAAGCGCGACTTCGTCAATCGTGAGCTCGATCCGGCGGCGCTCAAGCTGATGCATGCGATCAAACGACAGTTTGACCCGGCGGGCATTCTCAACCCTGGCAAAGGACTGCCAAACCCCGAGCCGGTAGCGCCTTGA
- a CDS encoding BON domain-containing protein, with protein MLAVLSAGLSLSGCGPMVVAGAAYGGAVLHERRSAQTVLDDKAIEVQGFHYYYQNPDISEHSSISVTSYNYEALLTGQAESAEVARSFAEIIARLPKVTRVYNEVEIGPDISLTRESEDTYLQTRAKLALASIKLEDFDPLRVKVVVENGVVYLMGLVAPQEAEAAVDKVRRIPGVVRVVRIFNVTHLSTAASAPTP; from the coding sequence GTGCTCGCCGTCCTCAGCGCCGGCCTTTCGCTGTCCGGCTGCGGCCCAATGGTCGTCGCCGGCGCGGCTTACGGCGGTGCGGTTCTGCATGAACGGCGCTCGGCGCAAACCGTGCTGGATGACAAGGCCATTGAGGTGCAGGGCTTCCATTACTACTACCAGAACCCGGACATCAGCGAGCACAGCAGTATCAGCGTGACCAGCTACAATTACGAGGCCCTGCTGACCGGGCAGGCTGAAAGTGCCGAGGTCGCGCGCAGCTTTGCCGAAATCATCGCCCGCCTGCCCAAGGTCACCCGGGTTTATAACGAGGTCGAGATCGGCCCGGACATCAGCCTGACGCGCGAGAGTGAGGACACCTATCTGCAAACGCGCGCCAAGCTGGCGCTGGCAAGCATCAAGCTGGAAGATTTCGACCCGCTGCGGGTCAAGGTGGTGGTCGAGAACGGCGTGGTCTATCTGATGGGTCTGGTGGCCCCGCAGGAGGCTGAGGCGGCAGTCGACAAGGTCAGACGCATTCCCGGCGTCGTGCGCGTGGTACGGATCTTCAATGTCACCCATCTCAGCACAGCTGCATCCGCCCCGACTCCCTGA